AGCTCCGAGGACACCCAGATCGTGCATCCCGGGGCCGGCGGCTCCGACCGATCGGCGGTGGGGCCCGACGCGCAAGCCGAGCCCTTCTCCCACCCGACATCAGCGGCGAACCCGCCGGTCGACGACCGGACCCAAGTGGTGACCCCCGTCTCCGGGGACGATCCGGCCTGGAAGCCGTCGTACACCCCGGCCTCGGACTACTCGTCCCAACCGACGATGACGTCCGTCTTCCCGCCCTCGACGCCGGGTTACGCCCCGGCCGGGCACCCGGCCGCATACGCGCCTCCGGCCCAGGTCGCGGCCCCGACCACGTCCACGCCCGAGGCGGTGCCGTCCTCGCGGGTCCGTCCGGCCTTCCTGACCGCCCTGATCGGCCTCGTCCTGTCCGCCGGGGGCGTGTATCTGGGGGTGAAGTACGGCATCGCCGCCGCAGCCGACCGCGGAGCGAATCTCTCCGTGCTCAAGCATGCGTCGATGGCGGCGGCGGGCGCCGTCCTGCTGTTCGCCGCGCTCGCCCTGAACGGGTGGTCCCCATGGGCGACGGTCATCCCGGGCATCGGCCTGACCGGCATCGGCGGCTGGACGCTCTTCAGCGCCTCCGGCCTGGCGCACGTCAACAACTGGACGAAGTGGGCCTTCTCGGGCCAGCAGTTCAATGCCTGGAACGTCGCC
This window of the Nakamurella panacisegetis genome carries:
- a CDS encoding RAD23 family protein — translated: MNAPEDDRRDTPASWGDYSSEDTQIVHPGAGGSDRSAVGPDAQAEPFSHPTSAANPPVDDRTQVVTPVSGDDPAWKPSYTPASDYSSQPTMTSVFPPSTPGYAPAGHPAAYAPPAQVAAPTTSTPEAVPSSRVRPAFLTALIGLVLSAGGVYLGVKYGIAAAADRGANLSVLKHASMAAAGAVLLFAALALNGWSPWATVIPGIGLTGIGGWTLFSASGLAHVNNWTKWAFSGQQFNAWNVAGFTLIVGVMMLAASVAATLARASGKRDGHIIGSRRLS